The Megalops cyprinoides isolate fMegCyp1 chromosome 19, fMegCyp1.pri, whole genome shotgun sequence genome has a window encoding:
- the LOC118794648 gene encoding Ig-like V-type domain-containing protein FAM187A — translation MPILLSAYEAPEDKEDIFAKKACPAFLAFESAAYLEDMTIELPCRCKPEEAHSVVWYYQKHLGSNKTRVLTDFDGTSVVDSSQVGHGTVLRSRFSIRLFSLLIFRAQEADTGHYVCGTSSGQFFYGYDVDVQQARRISFHQKPGVPAPKHKQPARIGRLGPYQVFTSFWPWSVCDRCGVRGEQTRVGLCYLQSDYLHVRYMRSSPGVAPCGSSAVPHRFRLGRGEKGAELAVRGCHYPCPPEPAVNVERKTLMEFLGYDEVASRVPVYYHNHPVDSPLVLACPGAKPHYAVAWDRGQVPLYRAQYMEGLNKTARVYIDAGHHLHFRPVKLTDKGSYHCWLQGKLAAEIRLGVYLRLGRQRQLSDPESTYALQAIFLCYAAYTLLFLLFLVLRFSWKCLKGKLA, via the coding sequence ATGCCCATACTTCTGTCTGCCTATGAGGCCCCAGAAGATAAGGAGGACATATTTGCCAAGAAGGCCTGTCCTGCTTTCTTGGCATTTGAAAGTGCGGCGTACTTGGAGGACATGACCATCGAGCTTCCCTGCCGCTGTAAACCCGAGGAGGCCCACTCCGTGGTCTGGTACTATCAGAAACACCTGGGCAGCAACAAGACTAGAGTCCTGACCGACTTTGATGGCACTTCCGTGGTGGATTCATCCCAGGTGGGCCACGGGACTGTCCTGCGGAGTCGTTTTTCCATTCGCCTCTTCAGTCTCCTCATCTTCCGGGCCCAGGAGGCAGACACGGGACACTACGTGTGCGGGACCAGCTCAGGGCAGTTTTTCTATGGCTATGACGTGGATGTGCAACAGGCCCGGCGGATCTCATTCCACCAGAAGCCTGGTGTCCCAGCACCAAAGCACAAGCAGCCAGCACGGATAGGCCGGCTTGGGCCGTACCAGGTGTTCACCAGTTTCTGGCCGTGGTCGGTGTGCGACCGCTGCGGCGTGCGAGGCGAGCAGACCCGCGTGGGATTGTGCTACCTCCAGAGTGACTACCTGCACGTCCGCTACATGCGATCCTCCCCTGGGGTGGCCCCCTGTGGCTCCTCCGCAGTGCCGCACCGCTTCCGGCTGGgcagaggggagaagggggcGGAGCTGGCAGTGCGCGGCTGCCACTACCCGTGCCCGCCGGAGCCCGCGGTGAACGTGGAGCGCAAGACCCTCATGGAGTTCCTCGGGTATGACGAAGTGGCGTCACGGGTGCCCGTCTACTACCACAACCACCCGGTGGACTCGCCGCTTGTTCTGGCCTGCCCCGGGGCCAAGCCTCACTATGCAGTGGCCTGGGACCGGGGGCAGGTGCCGCTGTACCGGGCACAGTACATGGAGGGCCTCAACAAGACAGCTCGGGTCTACATTGACGCCGGACACCACCTCCACTTCCGCCCAGTGAAGCTGACAGATAAGGGCTCCTACCACTGCTGGCTGCAGGGCAAGCTTGCCGCAGAGATCAGACTGGGGGTCTACCTGCGGCTAGGGCGCCAGCGCCAGCTCTCCGATCCTGAGTCCACGTACGCCCTGCAGGCTATTTTCTTATGCTACGCTGCGTACACCTTactttttctcctgtttctggTGCTCAGGTTTTCATGGAAATGTCTAAAAGGGAAACTGGCATAA
- the ccdc103 gene encoding coiled-coil domain-containing protein 103: MEDSDVINFSALEKELQSALAADKKYRRENDAKFRAIHQNVGSYEEFRDIVLASHLKPLDKKDKAGAPRKQPWNAIAAGTKQQGSAFCDVIEVSELHPRTAAEFSRDWRRFGGSAPDRYRLLISLGGEGLRRIFSAEIGFGLLGEFLSVLSECLQPGDVTAVVAVLEGMSQTGRFGLNVSFLSQEEWNRCLQLFRRLLGIVGDGIPLTTDEQCTELPGIEGDKVLPKHNETTEWENVEEKLKALMQLYGVQVECLK; this comes from the exons ATGGAGGATTCCGATGTCATTAATTTTTCAGCACTGGAGAAGGAACTGCAGTCTGCGCTGGCGGCAGACAAGAAATACCGTAGAGAAAATGATGCGAAGTTTCGTGCCATCCATCAGAATGTTGGCTCGTATGAGGAGTTTAG GGACATAGTGTTGGCGTCCCACCTGAAACCTCTGGACAAAAAGGATAAGGCCGGAGCCCCACGCAAGCAGCCATGGAATGCCATTGCAGCTGGTACCAAGCAGCAGGGCAGCGCTTTCTGTGATGTGATTGAG GTGTCTGAGCTCCACCCGAGGACAGCGGCAGAGTTCAGCCGTGACTGGCGCAGGTTCGGCGGAAGCGCGCCGGACCGGTACCGCCTGCTGATCTCGCTGGGCGGGGAAGGTCTCCGGCGGATCTTCAGTGCAGAGATTGGGTTCGGCCTCCTTGGCGAGTTCCTCTCGGTCCTATCAGAATGTCTCCAGCCTGGGGACGTGACCGCAGTGGTGGCAGTCCTGGAGGGGATGTCCCAGACGGGCCGCTTTGGCCTAAACGTGTCCTTCTTAAGCCAGGAGGAGTGGAACAGGTGTCTGCAGCTCTTCCGCAGGCTGCTGGGCATTGTGGGTGATGGCATTCCTTTAACCACAGATGAACAGTGCACAGAGTTGCCGGGCATTGAGGGAGACAAAGTCTTACCAAAGCACAATGAGACTACAGAGTGGGAGAATGTAGAAGAAAAACTGAAAGCTTTAATGCAACTCTATGGTGTTCAAGTTGAGTGTCTTAAGTGA